The following proteins are encoded in a genomic region of Saccharopolyspora antimicrobica:
- a CDS encoding ABC transporter permease — MGRYVLRRLLQLIPVFIGTTFIIYALIWALPGDPFAGRCGDRPCPPAYIAEMTEKYNLNDPVIVQYFKYLGQILTGDFGETFAGIPVNTLVADAYPITLRLAVVALAFAALIGVGAGILTGLRGRGFADNLVLVSTLFLISLPVFVTGFILQVVLGTELGIITPSVSSQATWGELIVPGFVLGSTSMAYVARLTRTSLMENKRADYVRTAVAKGLEPKRVVGVHLLRNSLIPVITFLGTELGALMGGAIVTEGIFNIRGIGGLVYKAILTKEGTTVVGIVTLLVLVYLLMNLLVDMLYAVLDPRIRYD; from the coding sequence GTGGGACGCTACGTGCTGCGGCGGTTGCTGCAGCTGATCCCGGTGTTCATCGGGACGACGTTCATCATCTACGCCCTGATCTGGGCGCTTCCCGGTGATCCGTTCGCCGGCCGCTGCGGGGACCGGCCGTGCCCGCCCGCCTACATCGCGGAGATGACCGAGAAGTACAACCTGAACGACCCGGTGATCGTTCAGTACTTCAAGTACCTGGGGCAGATCCTCACGGGTGACTTCGGAGAGACGTTCGCGGGCATCCCGGTCAACACGCTGGTGGCCGACGCCTACCCGATCACCCTGCGGCTGGCCGTCGTGGCGCTGGCCTTCGCCGCGCTGATCGGTGTCGGCGCGGGCATCCTGACCGGTCTGCGCGGGCGCGGGTTCGCCGACAACCTCGTGCTGGTCTCGACCCTGTTCCTGATCTCGCTGCCGGTGTTCGTCACCGGCTTCATCCTGCAGGTCGTGCTGGGCACCGAGCTGGGCATCATCACGCCGAGCGTGAGCTCCCAGGCCACCTGGGGCGAGCTGATCGTGCCGGGCTTCGTGCTGGGCAGCACGTCGATGGCCTACGTGGCGCGGTTGACCCGCACCAGCCTGATGGAGAACAAGCGCGCCGACTACGTGCGCACCGCGGTGGCCAAGGGCCTGGAGCCGAAGCGGGTCGTCGGCGTGCACCTGCTGCGCAACTCGCTGATCCCGGTGATCACCTTCCTGGGCACCGAGCTCGGTGCGCTCATGGGCGGCGCCATCGTCACCGAGGGCATCTTCAACATCCGGGGCATCGGCGGGCTGGTCTACAAGGCCATCCTCACCAAGGAAGGCACCACGGTCGTCGGCATCGTGACCCTGCTGGTCCTGGTGTACCTGCTGA
- a CDS encoding peptide ABC transporter substrate-binding protein — translation MRKRRLVAWVAAPLAVGLFASACGGGGGAEAGDGIVSVNHTEPENPLVPSNTTETGGGNVLKAMFTGLVDYDEKTTEPYNAVAESIDTTDNKVFKIKLKPGWTFHDGTPVTSNSFVKAWNYAAYGPNGQSATSFFEHIQGYKDVNPGGEDGEGPPPTTKEMSGLKVVDELNFEVTLDAPFATFPVMLGYTAFSPLPESFYADPKAFEEKPVGNGPFKWDSRQPNAFIKLVKYDQYAGKNKPQINGIEFRIYNELETAYQDLVSGNLDFVDQLPPSAMVGDKWKTDLQERGESKPILSNNALQVPLYDPKYQDPKVRQALSMAIDRKQITSTVFQNTYEPATGWVVADAIPGYQPGGCGEFCEFNPEKAKQLLTEANFQGPITITSNSDGGHKEWIEAICGQFKNNLGVDCVFNPVPTFSEFLKMHKENAHNGPFRFGWLGDYPAAETFLGKVYRTGASSNYMRYDSPEFNEAMNRADQAPTEEEANKLYLEAEKILAKDMPSIPLWNQKASVGWSERLEGATVTFDRNLNFETVKLKS, via the coding sequence ATGCGGAAACGACGCTTGGTCGCCTGGGTCGCGGCCCCACTGGCAGTGGGGTTGTTCGCCAGCGCCTGCGGCGGTGGCGGCGGTGCGGAAGCCGGCGACGGCATCGTCTCGGTGAACCACACCGAGCCTGAGAACCCGCTGGTGCCGAGCAACACCACCGAGACCGGTGGTGGCAACGTGCTGAAGGCGATGTTCACCGGCCTGGTCGACTACGACGAGAAGACCACCGAGCCGTACAACGCGGTCGCCGAGTCGATCGACACGACCGACAACAAGGTCTTCAAGATCAAGCTCAAGCCGGGCTGGACCTTCCACGACGGCACGCCGGTCACGTCGAACAGCTTCGTGAAGGCCTGGAACTACGCCGCTTACGGCCCGAACGGCCAGTCGGCCACGTCCTTCTTCGAGCACATCCAGGGCTACAAGGACGTCAACCCGGGTGGGGAAGACGGCGAAGGGCCGCCTCCCACCACCAAGGAGATGTCCGGCCTGAAGGTCGTCGACGAGCTGAACTTCGAGGTCACGCTCGACGCGCCGTTCGCCACCTTCCCGGTGATGCTCGGCTACACCGCGTTCTCCCCGCTCCCCGAGAGCTTCTACGCCGACCCGAAGGCGTTCGAGGAGAAGCCGGTCGGCAACGGTCCGTTCAAGTGGGACTCCCGTCAGCCGAACGCCTTCATCAAGCTGGTCAAGTACGACCAGTACGCGGGCAAGAACAAGCCGCAGATCAACGGCATCGAGTTCCGCATCTACAACGAGCTGGAGACCGCCTACCAGGACCTGGTCTCGGGCAACCTCGACTTCGTCGACCAGCTGCCGCCGTCGGCGATGGTCGGTGACAAGTGGAAGACCGACCTGCAGGAGCGCGGCGAGTCCAAGCCGATCCTGAGCAACAACGCGCTGCAGGTTCCGCTGTACGACCCGAAGTACCAGGACCCGAAGGTGCGGCAGGCCCTCTCGATGGCCATCGACCGCAAGCAGATCACCTCGACGGTCTTCCAGAACACCTACGAGCCGGCCACCGGCTGGGTCGTCGCCGACGCCATCCCGGGTTACCAGCCCGGCGGCTGCGGTGAGTTCTGCGAGTTCAACCCGGAGAAGGCCAAGCAGCTTCTGACCGAGGCCAACTTCCAGGGCCCGATCACCATCACCTCGAACTCCGACGGTGGTCACAAGGAGTGGATCGAGGCGATCTGTGGCCAGTTCAAGAACAACCTGGGCGTGGACTGCGTCTTCAACCCGGTGCCGACGTTCTCCGAGTTCCTGAAGATGCACAAGGAGAACGCCCACAACGGGCCGTTCCGCTTCGGTTGGCTGGGTGACTACCCGGCGGCGGAGACCTTCCTGGGCAAGGTCTACCGCACCGGTGCGTCGTCGAACTACATGCGCTACGACAGCCCCGAGTTCAACGAGGCGATGAACCGCGCTGACCAGGCGCCCACCGAGGAAGAGGCCAACAAGCTCTACCTCGAGGCCGAGAAGATCCTGGCCAAGGACATGCCGTCCATCCCGCTTTGGAACCAGAAGGCCTCCGTCGGCTGGTCCGAGCGGCTCGAAGGTGCGACGGTGACCTTTGACCGGAACTTGAACTTCGAGACCGTCAAGCTGAAGTCCTGA
- a CDS encoding Ppx/GppA phosphatase family protein, whose protein sequence is MSRVAAIDCGTNSIRLLVADVTVHDDGRRDLRDVYRGMRIVRLGQGVDATGRLADEALERTRAALADYAAIAVRKGVERIRMVATSATRDAANRDDFFTMVRETLGVDAEVISGDEEARLSFTGAVGDLDPLDGPFVVTDVGGGSTEVVVGTWDGVRADIAAAHSADVGCVRLTERCLHTDPPTDEEVREAEKVARQVLDEAFAAVDCSGAKTWVGVAGTATTLSAIAQDLPEYDPAAIHLSRISQSRVERITEDLLGMSHDERSAIGSMHPGRVDVIGGGALVIKVLAEELAERAGITGVTVSEHDILDGIALSIS, encoded by the coding sequence ATGTCACGGGTTGCGGCGATCGACTGCGGGACGAACTCGATCCGGCTGCTGGTAGCCGATGTGACGGTGCACGACGACGGTCGGCGCGATCTGCGCGACGTGTACCGCGGGATGCGGATCGTCCGCCTCGGCCAGGGCGTGGACGCGACCGGGCGGCTCGCCGACGAGGCGCTGGAGCGGACCCGGGCGGCGCTGGCCGACTACGCCGCGATCGCCGTCCGCAAGGGCGTCGAGCGGATCCGCATGGTGGCGACCTCGGCGACCCGGGACGCGGCCAACCGCGACGACTTCTTCACCATGGTGCGCGAAACGCTCGGCGTCGATGCCGAGGTGATCAGCGGTGATGAGGAGGCCCGGCTGTCGTTCACCGGCGCGGTCGGCGACCTCGACCCGCTGGACGGCCCGTTCGTGGTCACCGACGTCGGCGGCGGATCCACCGAGGTCGTGGTCGGCACCTGGGACGGCGTGCGCGCCGACATCGCGGCCGCGCACTCGGCCGACGTCGGCTGCGTGCGGCTGACCGAGCGCTGCCTGCACACCGATCCGCCCACCGACGAGGAGGTGCGGGAGGCGGAGAAGGTGGCCCGGCAGGTGCTCGACGAGGCGTTCGCCGCGGTGGACTGCTCGGGCGCGAAGACCTGGGTCGGGGTCGCCGGAACTGCGACCACGTTGTCCGCGATCGCGCAGGACCTACCGGAATACGATCCGGCGGCAATTCATCTTTCCCGTATTTCCCAGAGCCGGGTCGAACGAATCACCGAAGATCTGCTCGGCATGTCGCACGATGAACGCTCCGCAATCGGTTCGATGCATCCGGGAAGGGTGGACGTCATCGGTGGCGGTGCGCTGGTGATCAAGGTTCTCGCGGAGGAATTGGCGGAGCGCGCCGGGATCACCGGGGTTACTGTCAGTGAGCACGACATCCTTGACGGTATAGCCCTGTCTATCAGCTAG
- a CDS encoding lytic transglycosylase domain-containing protein encodes MWKTAPLFGGRARQRARRWVAVTALTPALLLPVTLVGASSSFLAAPQVPPGQRSDPRELGVTGHLPQAQQPGPDLLGQAGDPRELAGGAERPIDLPTGPLGIPATVLAAYHQAAEAANRRSPGCGLHWSVLASIGRIESGHARSGSVDLLGTTVRAILGPRLSGGPGIAAIQDTDGGALDGDPVWDRAVGPMQFIPSTWRKFAVDGNADGAASPHNVHDATAAAGQYLCSGGGDLRAPSGLASAVFRYNHSESYVRTVLIWAAAYANGVTPTPSELAPEVDDVLAGERLPDGPAVLAMPAEPAAAPPAPSSEPPAPSSAPPTPSGEVPSQPGAPVAQAGEISVAPPTIPEPTPPNLTPSPSAPPPTGTSAPQPTTPGTRPPASTPPPATTPGAPPPASTAPPATELGAPQSSGTGAPPEPGTPPPATEPGAPQSDAKPVPPPTAPPAPETAPTTPGAPPSDVAPPPPSVTEPLPETGDPAPPPVESLGACDPAVLGRGEFVAELPAPGTSIAPGTTDPATLVPGQEVYVQHGPGAFATCTTGIPTPPQ; translated from the coding sequence ATGTGGAAAACGGCTCCGCTGTTCGGCGGAAGGGCCAGGCAACGGGCGCGGAGGTGGGTCGCGGTCACCGCGCTGACTCCTGCGCTGCTGCTCCCGGTGACGCTGGTCGGAGCGTCGAGCTCCTTCCTCGCGGCGCCGCAGGTACCGCCGGGCCAGCGGTCCGATCCGCGCGAGCTGGGCGTGACCGGCCACCTGCCGCAGGCGCAGCAACCCGGCCCCGACCTGCTCGGGCAGGCGGGTGATCCGCGCGAGCTGGCCGGTGGCGCCGAACGCCCGATCGACCTGCCCACCGGCCCGCTCGGCATCCCGGCGACCGTGCTGGCCGCCTACCACCAGGCCGCGGAGGCGGCGAACCGGCGCAGTCCGGGCTGCGGGCTGCACTGGTCGGTGCTGGCGTCGATCGGCCGCATCGAATCGGGCCACGCCCGCTCCGGCAGCGTCGACCTGCTGGGCACCACGGTGCGCGCCATCCTCGGCCCGCGGTTGTCCGGCGGCCCCGGGATCGCGGCGATCCAGGACACCGACGGCGGCGCGCTCGACGGCGACCCGGTGTGGGACCGCGCGGTCGGGCCGATGCAGTTCATCCCGTCGACCTGGCGGAAGTTCGCGGTGGACGGCAACGCCGACGGTGCCGCCAGCCCGCACAACGTGCACGACGCGACCGCCGCCGCGGGGCAGTACCTCTGCAGCGGCGGCGGCGATCTGCGCGCGCCGAGCGGGCTGGCGTCGGCGGTGTTCCGCTACAACCACTCCGAGAGCTACGTGCGCACGGTGCTGATCTGGGCGGCGGCTTACGCGAACGGCGTGACGCCGACGCCGTCGGAGCTGGCGCCGGAGGTCGACGACGTGCTCGCCGGCGAGCGCCTGCCCGACGGCCCGGCCGTGCTGGCCATGCCCGCCGAACCCGCCGCCGCGCCACCGGCGCCGTCGTCCGAGCCGCCTGCGCCGTCCAGCGCGCCGCCGACGCCGTCCGGGGAAGTGCCCTCGCAGCCCGGTGCGCCGGTGGCGCAGGCCGGTGAGATCAGCGTGGCGCCGCCGACGATCCCGGAGCCGACACCGCCGAACCTGACCCCGTCGCCGTCCGCACCACCGCCCACCGGCACCTCCGCACCGCAGCCGACCACGCCCGGCACTCGGCCGCCCGCGAGCACTCCTCCTCCGGCGACCACGCCCGGCGCTCCGCCGCCCGCGAGCACTGCTCCGCCGGCGACCGAGCTCGGCGCTCCGCAGTCCTCCGGCACCGGTGCTCCGCCGGAGCCGGGAACCCCGCCGCCCGCGACCGAGCCCGGCGCTCCGCAGTCCGATGCGAAACCGGTACCTCCGCCCACCGCGCCTCCGGCGCCGGAAACCGCCCCGACGACCCCCGGCGCGCCGCCGTCCGACGTCGCGCCGCCACCACCGTCCGTGACCGAGCCGTTGCCCGAAACGGGCGACCCCGCTCCGCCGCCCGTCGAGTCGTTGGGCGCCTGCGATCCGGCCGTGCTGGGCCGCGGCGAGTTCGTCGCCGAGCTGCCCGCGCCGGGCACCTCGATCGCGCCCGGGACCACCGACCCGGCCACCCTGGTGCCGGGCCAGGAGGTCTACGTGCAGCACGGACCGGGAGCCTTCGCGACCTGCACAACGGGAATTCCCACACCGCCGCAGTGA
- a CDS encoding acyl-CoA dehydrogenase family protein — protein sequence MTLTDEPRVFGTHQVANQPPPLSGFDPLACDPALGSALTRYAVGDLTALAREAGSAEAREHGRLANENPPQLRTHDRYGNRIDEVEFHPSWHWLMSRAIEHGLHAAPWTRGPGAHLRRAAGFYLWSQVEPGHSCPISMTYSAVPALRYNPELAAEFVPKLAATEYDFGLRPPVEKTALLAGMSMTEKQGGSDVRANSTTAEPLADGTYRLVGHKWFTSAPMNDLFLTLAQAPGGLSCFLVPRVLPDGSRNEIRLQRLKDKLGNKSNASAELEYTGAIGHLIGEEGRGVRCIIEMVSMTRMDCVLGSAANIRVALSEAAHHVQHRSAFGERLVDLPLMQNVLADLALESEAATTLAMRLAAAVEQGEHDLLRLALPAAKFYVCKRAPAVVAEALECLGGNGYVEESGMPRLYREAPLMSIWEGSGNVTALDLLRALAKQPSTRDAIDAELEAAAGANSHYDAALHRLRADLDAPAPERARALAELLALTFQASLLLRCAPTNVAEAFAATRLGPAARTFGATPIPGARALVNRIAPTR from the coding sequence ATGACGCTCACCGACGAGCCCCGCGTGTTCGGCACTCACCAGGTGGCCAACCAGCCACCGCCGCTGTCCGGATTCGATCCGCTGGCCTGCGATCCGGCGCTCGGCTCGGCGCTCACCCGCTACGCCGTCGGGGACCTCACCGCGCTGGCCAGGGAGGCCGGCTCGGCGGAGGCCCGCGAGCACGGCCGCCTGGCCAACGAGAACCCGCCGCAGCTGCGCACCCACGACCGCTACGGCAACCGGATCGACGAGGTCGAGTTCCACCCGTCCTGGCACTGGCTGATGTCGCGCGCCATCGAGCACGGGCTGCACGCCGCGCCGTGGACGCGCGGGCCCGGCGCGCACCTGCGCCGCGCGGCGGGCTTCTACCTGTGGTCGCAGGTCGAGCCGGGGCACAGCTGTCCGATCTCGATGACCTACTCGGCGGTGCCCGCGCTGCGCTACAACCCCGAGCTGGCCGCCGAGTTCGTGCCGAAGCTCGCCGCGACGGAGTACGACTTCGGTCTGCGGCCGCCCGTGGAGAAGACCGCGCTGCTGGCGGGGATGTCGATGACCGAGAAGCAGGGCGGCTCGGACGTGCGGGCCAACTCCACGACCGCCGAGCCGCTCGCCGACGGCACCTACCGCCTGGTCGGGCACAAGTGGTTCACCTCGGCGCCGATGAACGACCTGTTCCTGACGCTGGCCCAGGCGCCCGGCGGGCTGAGCTGCTTCCTGGTGCCGCGGGTGCTGCCGGACGGCAGCCGCAACGAGATCCGGTTGCAGCGGCTCAAGGACAAGCTGGGCAACAAGTCCAACGCCTCGGCCGAGCTGGAGTACACCGGCGCGATCGGCCACCTGATCGGCGAGGAGGGCCGGGGCGTCCGCTGCATCATCGAGATGGTGTCGATGACCAGGATGGACTGCGTGCTGGGTTCGGCGGCCAACATCCGCGTCGCGCTGTCCGAAGCGGCCCACCACGTGCAGCACCGCAGCGCTTTCGGCGAGCGCCTGGTCGACCTCCCGCTGATGCAGAACGTGCTGGCCGATCTGGCGCTGGAGTCCGAAGCGGCGACGACGCTGGCGATGCGCCTGGCCGCGGCGGTGGAGCAGGGCGAGCACGATCTGCTGCGCCTGGCGCTGCCGGCGGCGAAGTTCTACGTCTGCAAGCGCGCTCCCGCGGTGGTCGCCGAAGCGCTGGAGTGCCTGGGCGGCAACGGTTACGTCGAGGAGTCCGGCATGCCCCGCCTGTACCGGGAGGCGCCGCTGATGTCGATCTGGGAGGGCTCGGGCAACGTCACCGCCCTGGACCTGCTGCGCGCCCTGGCGAAACAACCGTCCACAAGGGACGCGATCGACGCCGAGCTGGAAGCGGCGGCAGGCGCGAACTCGCACTACGACGCGGCCCTGCACCGGCTCCGCGCCGATCTCGACGCCCCGGCCCCGGAACGCGCCCGAGCCCTGGCAGAACTCCTGGCCCTGACCTTCCAGGCCTCACTGCTCCTGCGCTGCGCCCCGACCAACGTCGCGGAGGCCTTCGCGGCAACCCGCCTCGGCCCGGCGGCCCGAACCTTCGGCGCAACCCCGATCCCCGGCGCCCGAGCCCTCGTCAACCGCATCGCCCCAACCCGCTGA
- a CDS encoding DUF501 domain-containing protein, which yields MNSGAPAISDADRECIRRQLGRPPRGLHAIAARDAAGEPTVVQTWPRLEDGTPFPTLYYLTAPQLVSHASTFEAEGLMREMQDRLADDAELAERYQRAHDSYLAERNALESLGTEVSAGGMPDRVKCLHVHIAHALAKGPGVNPFGDEALDLIAERWPEHRYLLNR from the coding sequence TTGAACTCGGGTGCGCCGGCGATCAGCGACGCCGACCGGGAATGCATCCGCAGGCAGCTCGGCCGCCCGCCGCGCGGCCTGCACGCGATCGCGGCCCGCGACGCGGCCGGTGAGCCGACGGTGGTGCAGACCTGGCCGCGGCTGGAGGACGGCACCCCCTTCCCGACGCTGTACTACTTGACCGCGCCGCAGCTGGTCTCGCACGCCTCGACCTTCGAGGCGGAAGGCCTGATGCGGGAGATGCAGGACCGGCTGGCCGACGACGCGGAGCTGGCCGAGCGCTACCAGCGGGCGCACGACTCCTACCTGGCGGAGCGCAACGCGCTGGAGTCCCTCGGCACCGAGGTCAGCGCGGGCGGCATGCCGGACCGCGTCAAGTGCCTCCACGTGCACATCGCCCACGCCCTGGCCAAGGGCCCCGGGGTGAACCCGTTCGGCGACGAGGCGCTGGACCTGATCGCCGAGCGCTGGCCGGAGCACCGCTACCTCCTGAACCGCTGA
- a CDS encoding FtsB family cell division protein, which yields MPVGRASDPRRRSQGETPAQRRAERARRNATGGKSSGKRPGRQSSSRPRPRSSTGGAFKLSSTRRAAGLAMLFCVMALSVSVPLRTYLSQRAELSTQEQQRAELTQQVSDLEKRKEELSDPAQLEAEARARLGYVRPGETPYIVQVPTEPPPPPPPAESADDGLPWYEELWNSVTGKES from the coding sequence ATGCCGGTCGGGCGCGCATCGGATCCGCGGCGGCGCAGCCAGGGGGAGACCCCGGCGCAGCGCCGGGCCGAGCGCGCCCGCCGGAACGCCACCGGCGGCAAGAGCTCGGGCAAGCGGCCGGGACGGCAGTCGTCGTCCCGGCCCCGCCCGAGGTCGAGCACCGGTGGTGCGTTCAAGCTCTCCTCGACGCGGCGGGCAGCCGGCCTGGCCATGCTGTTCTGCGTGATGGCGCTGAGCGTTTCGGTGCCGTTGCGCACCTACCTGAGCCAGCGCGCCGAGCTGAGCACGCAGGAGCAGCAGCGCGCCGAACTGACGCAGCAGGTCAGCGATCTGGAGAAGCGCAAGGAAGAGCTCTCGGACCCGGCGCAGCTGGAGGCCGAGGCGCGGGCCAGGCTCGGCTACGTCCGGCCCGGCGAGACGCCCTACATCGTGCAGGTGCCCACCGAACCGCCCCCGCCGCCGCCTCCCGCGGAGTCCGCCGACGACGGCCTGCCGTGGTACGAAGAGCTCTGGAATTCGGTCACTGGGAAGGAATCTTGA
- the eno gene encoding phosphopyruvate hydratase has translation MAIIEQVGAREILDSRGNPTVEVEVALEDGTLSRAAVPSGASTGEHEAVELRDGDAGRYGGKGVENAVAAVLDEIGPELVGLDATEQRVVDQRLVDLDGTPDKSRLGANAILGVSLATAKAAAETSGLELFRYVGGPNAHVLPVPMMNILNGGAHADTGVDIQEFMIAPIGADTFSEALRWGAETYHALKSVLKAKGLATGLGDEGGFAPDLPNNREALDLIATAVEKAGYKLGRDIVLALDVAATEFHSEGAYNFEGSKRSADQMAEYYQELIGAYPLVSIEDPLSEDDWDGWVSLTEQVGDKVQLVGDDLFVTNPERLDDGIARGAANALLVKVNQIGTLSETLDAVALATSCGYKSMMSHRSGETEDTTIADLAVATGCGQIKTGAPARSERVAKYNQLLRIEEALGDAARYAGELAFPRFTPES, from the coding sequence GTGGCGATCATCGAGCAGGTCGGTGCCCGCGAGATCCTGGACTCCCGCGGTAACCCCACCGTCGAGGTCGAGGTGGCATTGGAGGACGGCACGCTCAGCCGCGCCGCGGTCCCGTCCGGCGCTTCGACCGGCGAGCACGAGGCCGTCGAGCTGCGCGACGGCGACGCAGGCCGCTACGGCGGCAAGGGCGTGGAGAACGCGGTCGCGGCGGTGCTGGACGAGATCGGGCCGGAACTGGTCGGGTTGGACGCCACCGAGCAGCGCGTCGTCGACCAGCGGCTGGTCGACCTGGACGGCACGCCGGACAAGTCCCGGCTGGGTGCCAACGCGATCCTGGGCGTCTCGCTGGCGACGGCCAAGGCCGCCGCCGAGACCTCCGGGCTGGAGCTGTTCCGCTACGTCGGCGGGCCGAACGCGCACGTGCTGCCGGTGCCGATGATGAACATCCTCAACGGTGGTGCGCACGCCGACACCGGCGTCGACATCCAGGAGTTCATGATCGCGCCGATCGGTGCGGACACCTTCTCGGAGGCGCTGCGCTGGGGCGCGGAGACCTACCACGCGCTGAAGTCGGTGCTCAAGGCCAAGGGCCTGGCCACCGGGCTGGGCGACGAGGGCGGCTTCGCCCCCGACCTGCCGAACAACCGCGAGGCGCTGGACCTGATCGCCACCGCGGTGGAGAAGGCCGGCTACAAGCTGGGCCGCGACATCGTGCTGGCGCTGGACGTCGCCGCCACCGAGTTCCACTCGGAGGGCGCCTACAACTTCGAGGGCTCCAAGCGCTCCGCGGACCAGATGGCGGAGTACTACCAGGAGCTGATCGGCGCCTACCCGCTGGTCTCCATCGAGGACCCGCTGTCCGAGGACGACTGGGACGGCTGGGTCAGCCTGACCGAGCAGGTCGGCGACAAGGTGCAGCTGGTCGGCGACGACCTGTTCGTCACCAACCCGGAGCGCCTGGACGACGGCATCGCGCGGGGCGCGGCCAACGCGCTGCTGGTCAAGGTCAACCAGATCGGCACCCTGTCGGAGACCCTGGACGCGGTCGCCCTGGCGACCTCGTGCGGCTACAAGAGCATGATGAGCCACCGCTCCGGCGAGACCGAGGACACCACGATCGCCGACCTGGCGGTGGCCACCGGCTGCGGCCAGATCAAGACCGGTGCCCCCGCCCGCAGCGAGCGGGTCGCCAAGTACAACCAGCTGCTGCGCATCGAGGAAGCCCTCGGCGACGCGGCCCGGTACGCGGGCGAGCTGGCCTTCCCGCGGTTCACCCCGGAGAGCTGA
- a CDS encoding tetratricopeptide repeat protein yields MTTEGTVEAFRRAEELLTQRRPLEALRVIQPVLDVDADKPSVQLLLGRAYFFSAQLLRAERAFLRVLEFDPSDHYARLVLGRTLQRQGRLNEARAQIRLAAMMCPSPAYQEALGEINAHIATRDM; encoded by the coding sequence ATGACGACCGAAGGCACCGTCGAAGCGTTCCGCCGGGCGGAGGAACTGCTGACGCAGCGACGCCCGCTCGAAGCCCTCCGCGTCATCCAACCGGTGCTCGACGTCGACGCCGACAAGCCGAGCGTCCAGCTGCTCCTCGGTCGCGCGTACTTCTTCTCCGCCCAGCTGCTCCGGGCGGAGCGCGCCTTCCTGCGGGTCCTGGAGTTCGACCCGTCCGACCACTACGCGCGCCTGGTCCTGGGCCGGACGCTGCAGCGCCAGGGGCGCCTCAACGAGGCCCGCGCGCAGATCCGGCTGGCCGCGATGATGTGCCCGTCCCCGGCCTACCAGGAAGCCCTCGGCGAGATCAACGCGCACATCGCCACCCGCGACATGTGA
- a CDS encoding VOC family protein — MLNLGTIVLGASDVRRAAAFWGRALDYVPREEVQDDWTVLVPADGIGPGLALGLSESPVQEHPRVHLDLYAPDAEEQAAEVARLVELGAERVEWDSYPDDPDFVVLADTEGNRFCVIDKSRG; from the coding sequence GTGCTGAATCTCGGAACGATCGTGCTGGGAGCCTCCGACGTCCGCCGGGCCGCGGCCTTCTGGGGACGGGCCCTCGACTACGTGCCCCGTGAGGAAGTGCAGGACGACTGGACGGTCCTGGTGCCGGCGGACGGGATCGGGCCGGGGCTGGCGCTCGGGCTCAGCGAGTCACCGGTGCAGGAGCACCCGCGCGTCCACCTGGACCTCTACGCCCCCGATGCCGAGGAGCAGGCCGCCGAGGTGGCGCGGCTGGTCGAGCTCGGGGCCGAGCGCGTCGAGTGGGACAGCTACCCGGACGACCCCGACTTCGTCGTTCTCGCCGACACCGAGGGCAACCGGTTCTGCGTCATCGACAAGAGCCGCGGCTGA
- a CDS encoding lytic transglycosylase domain-containing protein, with protein MIRTTSGVFAAIGRLATALGLLAAMVIGVGLINILGAPPSAPWAGPPLEREPEPAPVQPGSTAPPVEEPLQEGIPGVDPGQLEPGADPVREWADEIATVVDIPARAIVAYVNADLAMRQHQPGCRISWATLAGIGRVESNHGRFAGRLLREDGRPSSPIIGVPLNGGPGIREILDTDGGRLDGDPVHDRAVGPMQFIPSTWRRWATDGNGDGIGDPQNIDDAAASAARYLCAGGRDMTTGGGWWAGVMSYNNSVEYAQKVFALAESYAEAGNRRR; from the coding sequence GTGATCAGGACCACTTCCGGCGTGTTCGCCGCCATCGGACGGTTGGCCACCGCGCTCGGGTTGCTCGCCGCGATGGTCATTGGGGTCGGCCTGATCAACATCCTCGGCGCGCCCCCGTCGGCGCCCTGGGCCGGGCCGCCGCTGGAGCGCGAACCCGAACCCGCGCCGGTGCAGCCGGGTTCGACCGCGCCGCCGGTGGAGGAGCCGCTGCAGGAGGGCATCCCGGGCGTGGACCCGGGGCAGCTCGAACCGGGCGCGGACCCGGTGCGCGAGTGGGCCGACGAGATCGCGACGGTGGTCGACATCCCGGCGCGCGCGATCGTCGCCTACGTCAACGCCGACCTGGCGATGCGCCAGCACCAGCCCGGCTGCCGGATCTCCTGGGCGACGCTGGCGGGCATCGGGCGCGTGGAGTCCAACCACGGCCGCTTCGCCGGGCGGCTCCTGCGCGAGGACGGCCGTCCGTCCAGCCCGATCATCGGCGTGCCGCTCAACGGCGGGCCCGGGATCCGCGAGATCCTGGACACCGACGGCGGCAGGCTCGACGGCGACCCGGTGCACGACCGGGCGGTCGGGCCGATGCAGTTCATCCCGTCGACCTGGCGCCGGTGGGCCACCGACGGCAACGGCGACGGGATCGGCGACCCGCAGAACATCGACGACGCCGCGGCATCCGCCGCCCGCTACCTCTGCGCGGGCGGCCGCGACATGACCACCGGCGGCGGCTGGTGGGCCGGGGTGATGTCCTACAACAACTCGGTGGAGTACGCCCAGAAGGTGTTCGCCCTGGCCGAGTCCTACGCCGAAGCGGGCAACCGGCGCCGCTGA